One window of the Methylocystis parvus OBBP genome contains the following:
- a CDS encoding GspE/PulE family protein: MEAQTEISGIAAEPGAAAWPDANSPAFAEAFGAFLLSEKAIDELALQRSQRAAAQSGERFDHVLTKLGLVSEADLCAHLGKFLEIPQLEPGDVPMEPPLRGEIPEKFIHANRLLPLAVEGGRLRLGVTDPLDLEPVQALAYSTGYQIELRLATPAQFEKAWSSLYGARQDGVSLVENDARANDASEFDLQRLRDIANEAPVVRRVNQIVADAIESRASDIHIEPSLEGVQVRYRIDGALRTAEVLPPGLKAAIASRIKIMARLDIAERRLPQDGRIKLAIRGVDIDFRVSTLPTAHGESIVLRILDRSQIALDFDKLGFESKTTAQLRHVMRNPNGIVLVTGPTGSGKTTTLYTALKELTTPDVKVFTVEDPIEYQLAGVNQVQVQPAIGLDFPNTLRAILRQDPDIIMIGEIRDAETAKIAIQASLTGHLVFSTLHTNSAAASITRLIDMGVENYLIASTVKAVLAQRLVRRLCQHCAAPLETRAQVRAQFTSEDFAKGSDKLLSPKGCAHCRNLGYSGRSTIAELLIMNERMQRLVCESAPDAQLEAAARENGMTTMYHCGMGKAWRGETTIEEVARVTRVE, encoded by the coding sequence ATGGAGGCGCAGACCGAAATCTCCGGTATCGCCGCCGAGCCCGGCGCCGCCGCCTGGCCGGACGCCAACAGCCCCGCTTTCGCCGAGGCCTTCGGCGCGTTTCTCTTGAGCGAGAAGGCGATCGACGAGCTTGCATTGCAGCGCTCGCAGAGAGCCGCGGCGCAGAGCGGCGAACGCTTCGACCATGTGCTCACCAAGCTCGGCCTCGTCTCCGAGGCCGATCTTTGCGCACATCTCGGCAAGTTTCTGGAAATTCCACAACTCGAACCGGGCGACGTGCCGATGGAGCCGCCGCTCCGGGGCGAAATTCCTGAGAAATTCATACACGCGAACCGGCTGCTGCCGCTTGCCGTCGAGGGGGGACGTCTGAGATTGGGCGTGACGGATCCGCTCGACCTCGAGCCGGTTCAGGCGCTCGCATATTCGACGGGCTACCAGATTGAGTTGCGGCTCGCGACGCCCGCGCAGTTCGAGAAGGCCTGGTCGTCTCTTTACGGCGCGCGGCAGGACGGCGTTTCGCTGGTCGAGAATGACGCGCGCGCCAATGACGCCAGCGAATTCGATCTCCAGCGGCTGCGCGACATTGCAAATGAGGCGCCTGTCGTGCGGCGCGTCAATCAGATCGTGGCCGACGCGATCGAGTCGCGGGCCTCGGACATTCATATCGAACCGTCGCTCGAGGGCGTGCAGGTCCGCTATCGCATCGACGGCGCCTTGCGCACGGCGGAAGTCTTGCCGCCCGGCCTGAAGGCGGCCATCGCCTCGCGCATCAAGATCATGGCGCGTCTCGACATCGCCGAGCGCCGCCTGCCGCAGGATGGGCGCATCAAGCTCGCCATCCGCGGCGTCGACATCGACTTCCGCGTCTCGACGCTGCCGACGGCGCATGGCGAGAGCATCGTGCTGCGCATTCTCGACCGCAGCCAGATCGCGCTCGATTTCGACAAGCTCGGCTTCGAGTCGAAGACGACCGCGCAATTGCGGCATGTCATGCGCAATCCCAACGGCATCGTGCTCGTCACGGGTCCGACCGGCAGCGGCAAGACGACGACGCTCTATACGGCGCTGAAGGAGCTGACGACGCCAGACGTCAAGGTCTTCACCGTGGAAGACCCGATCGAATATCAGCTTGCGGGCGTCAATCAGGTGCAGGTGCAGCCCGCGATCGGGCTCGATTTCCCCAATACTTTGCGCGCCATTTTGCGCCAGGACCCCGACATCATCATGATCGGCGAAATTCGCGACGCGGAGACGGCGAAGATCGCTATCCAGGCCTCGCTCACGGGCCATCTCGTCTTCTCGACGCTGCACACCAACAGCGCCGCCGCGTCCATCACGCGCCTCATCGATATGGGCGTCGAGAATTATCTCATCGCCTCGACGGTGAAGGCGGTGCTCGCGCAGCGTCTCGTGCGGCGTCTCTGCCAGCATTGCGCGGCGCCGCTGGAGACGCGCGCACAGGTCCGCGCGCAATTTACAAGTGAAGATTTCGCCAAAGGGTCCGATAAGCTCTTATCGCCGAAGGGCTGCGCCCATTGCCGCAATCTCGGCTATTCGGGCCGCTCCACCATCGCTGAACTGCTCATCATGAACGAGCGCATGCAACGCCTCGTCTGCGAAAGCGCGCCGGATGCGCAATTGGAGGCGGCGGCGCGTGAAAACGGCATGACGACAATGTATCACTGCGGCATGGGCAAGGCCTGGCGGGGCGAGACGACGATCGAGGAAGTCGCACGCGTCACGCGAGTGGAATAG
- a CDS encoding type II secretion system F family protein, whose amino-acid sequence MPTFKYRAYSGSGDLLEGEIEARTSEEAEDALFRRGLTPFETRETKPAGAGRLQFSFGKRGLNAAQIASFTREFATLEQADVPLDQSLRILAAQGATPALRDLAQEILARIVDGASLSDALTRRPDIFGPEFVNVVREGETVGKVGDSLNDIADMLERRLELHARIQSALIYPALLITLAIISTGVVLGTLVPSVAPIFADNGKEMPSGLQFILDIQANAGTIGLVLAGIFGAAIMAYKMAQTRPAWQIAIARFYLRIPVVGPMLAQFATARFSRTLGSMLNAGVPLLQGLESARIAVTNHFLNDALGGVIEAVRGGASLSGAIGRVPYIPPVATQMITIGEETAQLGDMLLRVAVMFERQTQRSIERAMGLLTPALTIFIAAVVGGLIMTVMDAVLSINDLAVK is encoded by the coding sequence ATGCCGACCTTCAAATATCGCGCCTATAGCGGCTCCGGCGACCTCCTCGAAGGCGAGATCGAGGCGCGGACGAGCGAGGAGGCTGAAGACGCGCTCTTTCGCCGCGGCCTCACGCCTTTCGAAACCCGCGAAACGAAGCCGGCTGGGGCGGGGCGCCTGCAATTCTCCTTCGGCAAGCGCGGCCTGAACGCCGCCCAGATCGCTTCCTTCACGCGCGAATTCGCGACGCTGGAGCAGGCGGACGTCCCGCTCGACCAGAGCCTGCGCATCCTCGCCGCGCAAGGCGCCACGCCCGCTTTGCGCGACCTCGCGCAGGAAATCCTCGCCCGCATCGTGGACGGCGCGTCTTTGTCCGATGCGCTGACGCGGCGTCCGGACATTTTCGGCCCGGAATTCGTCAATGTCGTGCGCGAGGGCGAGACGGTCGGCAAGGTGGGCGACTCGCTGAACGATATCGCCGACATGCTGGAGCGCCGTCTCGAACTGCACGCGCGCATTCAGAGCGCGCTCATCTATCCGGCGCTGCTCATCACTCTCGCCATTATCTCTACAGGGGTCGTGCTCGGCACGCTGGTGCCGAGCGTCGCGCCGATCTTCGCCGACAACGGCAAGGAGATGCCGTCTGGACTTCAGTTCATTCTCGATATTCAAGCCAATGCCGGAACGATCGGCCTCGTCCTCGCGGGGATTTTCGGCGCCGCGATCATGGCCTACAAAATGGCGCAGACGCGCCCAGCCTGGCAGATCGCCATCGCCCGCTTCTATTTGCGCATCCCCGTCGTCGGTCCGATGCTGGCGCAATTCGCCACGGCGCGTTTCTCGCGCACGCTGGGATCCATGTTGAATGCGGGCGTGCCGCTGCTGCAGGGATTGGAGAGCGCGCGGATCGCCGTCACAAATCATTTTCTCAATGACGCGCTCGGCGGCGTCATCGAGGCGGTGCGCGGCGGCGCGAGTCTCAGCGGCGCCATTGGCCGCGTGCCTTACATTCCCCCGGTCGCGACGCAGATGATCACCATCGGCGAGGAGACCGCGCAACTTGGCGACATGCTGCTGCGCGTCGCGGTCATGTTCGAGCGGCAGACGCAGCGCTCCATCGAGCGGGCGATGGGACTGCTGACGCCGGCGCTCACCATCTTCATCGCCGCGGTGG